In the Desulfallas thermosapovorans DSM 6562 genome, CCTGGCCATGGAAACGAGCTTTTGGACCAAATCGCGGGACAGGATACCGTTATCACCCAAAATGCGAAAACAGTCCGCATAGCTTCGGGGGGCTTCTTTGGCTATCCTGGCAGCCAGGTGATTACAAATGCTTTGGGCTGCTTCAATGGATAGAATTAGTTGATACTTGGCGCCGGAAACAAGAATCTCGTCCTTGTAAAATTTCTGCGGCTCAACTTGCCCAATGGTGTTTAACAAAGCCACTGATTTCTTGATATCAGCCAGTTTATCAGTAATTAATTCGTAGTTGATATATAAATTATTTTCGGTCATTGTGTAAACCCCATTTCCCTTTACCATGGATTGGTTATACCCATTATACCAAACTCGCCCTCCCGTTTGCATTATCTATAAACGAATTGTAAAATTATTCCCTTATCATTAGTATGTACAATAATACATAATAGCCTTAAAGATATTGTTCAAAAAGCAGGTTTTGGTGTCAACATAGAAATTATAAGTGGATCTCACACATGCTTTCAAATAGCTTTTAAAGCTAACCTTTCGAATTATCCCCTTAGCAAGTAAAACTTCCATGGTATAATGGGTTTAACTAACACTTAAGGGGTTTATTTTATGTGTACAAAAATGATTTT is a window encoding:
- the hepT gene encoding type VII toxin-antitoxin system HepT family RNase toxin, which gives rise to MTENNLYINYELITDKLADIKKSVALLNTIGQVEPQKFYKDEILVSGAKYQLILSIEAAQSICNHLAARIAKEAPRSYADCFRILGDNGILSRDLVQKLVSMARFRNLLANQYGKVDNSIVLDILKHNIVDLITYTKEIKLFISSARG